The Megalopta genalis isolate 19385.01 unplaced genomic scaffold, iyMegGena1_principal scaffold1219, whole genome shotgun sequence genomic sequence ttcattttgtttattaatcagTAGGTTAGGTAGCAACGTTCTAAGCCATGTTGCTCGAGGGGTAAGTCGAAACGCTGAGCAAGGGGGTTGGGGGGTCTAGCCGGGGCAACCGCGGGTCAAGAGGGGGAATTCAGCCGCGACTAGCTCCGGGATGAGGGGAGTGGGGTGTCTCTTGATTTCGCATTTCGTAAGCGTTATCGATAGTTGCTTACCTTCCGGTCTTCTCATCTTATGAATTCAATTATGCAGCGTTTTTTATCgctcttgcatttttacattgtaggagatgttttggagtgaCAGAGAGACAGAGGTGTAGACGCATCGCAATGGTATCTCTCTctaactcactctctctctcttcggcagcatttgtaacgagtctggacacattttctaaagcggtttctcgtcatattgaaatttaattatgcaacgttttttatcgcattccggatgactatcgaacgcgttatcttcccatggtatcagtttgctcattttattgaattttctttctctaaatttgctattcagtcacgaatcgttatggaagtttgttcgtttgcaacatccatcgcgagcgtgcaatccttgcaatctctcgcaacatccaagatattttctttcgtgcgACGTTTACGCGTTACTAGATACCATCGGGATGGGAGAGAGTCGCAACGGTTGGTTGATGCAGAGTTTGGTCAAGTTTGTTAAAACTGGTAATTTAACCGAagacgttaaattgaaattgaaaagtttgctTCGTAAGTAAATTTTCGTAAGATGACGCAAGTTTGCAAAGATATGTTACAATTATTGACTCGTATGTCGACGTTGATCCGAACTGTCGACGAGTATCGCGAATGGACGAAATCGTACATCGAGTGTTTGCGGTTGAGAATACATAAACATCGAGAAATAAACCGAGGATCCACAAGTGTAAAATCGAACTTACTctcgatcgtgtgtcgcatgcaaacattgaacgctgcgctgtgtcattggttttcgtctcgcgttggcagaggtttgtacagaagcgttggcgcgagagcatcgactcttcgttgggagaacatcgagtcggcggttcagaatcgcatatcgaccagcatcgtgatcaacgtcgagcatatcgatccgcgttatttcttgcaacacgcgaagggaactctttccccatatcggtttgcaaattgtatggtattctaccgtactttctcaacaccgacgcgaaagctttgcacacgtcgttggcattattacttttcagagggactgcccaagcatttttgctaaatgtatcgattattGTGAGAATGTATTGATGTCCTCTATTGTTTCTAGCATATTGTTGAAACTCGATGATGTCGGCTTGccaaagatcgtcgagtcctcgcacgatcactcgcctgcgcgggaagaaacgcctccttggagcatgcagttcgttcaccaactttactttctcgtcgctcatgattaccactgacacctcgctctctcttgctttatcgggttcgcggtcgcttcaaaacgaaagatgaatgcattcttcgtttaattttatgctacctaagtttcttcggttgctgctgctgccgctgccgcaacatttttctcgtttctcggttcaatcattatcttctgctctttcgacgatatttcgagcagctcttgttgttgttgttgtttaatctgatatatttgttggaaaacgtggtcgagtctcaacacaatatttgtaaatctatcgtcccaattttcgtccacggatatcgtttgattggtttcgcagcaattccaacgaatgctcgttctatcgaaccacctgttaaatttatcaacaggcattccattcattactgcagtaacgagtatccaactatttaatttataatcaatccggcttcgcgaagttcttcgattatggatattatttcgttgtcgtgaccagtgtgtccggtatttttcgatggcatcagcaatctcaaacgatccaccagctcgtttggatcgacccaatgcacgtaatcgattggatggttggttacacgcatcatcgttggaatttgtataccctttccgcgcaacgtcgaaaacatcggtcctataatatttttgtacatgtaactgttgattatttattgatcacacaagatctaatctagaggcttgctcgtgagagcttagagacaacgagtgctgctcaccgacgtctaacggactttcgagtcaacgcacgtttcgcgctcacgtgccctgcagatgggcagcaagggccgttttaccttaaaaaaacggacaaggccgtaaaacttacaaattacctattttcaacagcattgaaaatgcttttacatttaCACTCCCACTTAATTTGTATGTTCTATTACTCTAAGTTTTTCTCGTATCGATACAACCAGCAAAATCTGCATCGGTATAACCAACTAAATCACGTTGACTCCCACTGCATCCATATATTATCCCGAAATTTTGCGTAGCCATCAAATATCTTAGTCTTATTTTAGCAGCATTCCAATGCTCTCTACCGtaagattcgaaaaattgactcATATAATTAACTGAATATTCTATATCGGGACGAGACACTCTTGCAGCAAACATTAAAGATCCAATCAACTCTCTATATGGCACACTATCATACTTCTCATTCGATACATTCTTTCGCAGACACAAACCTGGTTCCGCAGGAACATTTACATGTATCGCATTGCACATTGACTCTTACTTATTACTAAACCGTCATCAACGTACAATGCCAAAAACACTCGCACTTCGTCGACAACACCAACAAACACACACTTATCACTttggatgttcttcttcatcgtcttccataccatattctccgtggaatatttttttctcttttttgtgaaatcttttaaagtttcttcctggattctactttttatcagcctcttctttgatcttcaattgcgctattcttctagattgtctaacaggtgtctcgttttgggttgctcccgactgttcttcggcgatgtctgtaccaacctcgagacccagtaccatttttcgtttctttcgctttttctgaggtatcggcgttaaattcaaagaatcgttgacattgtttattaaaaaactctgttcattgtacactttgctcgttgtatacaaggctcgaatcCTCTCGTACCCAAGTTTTAGTCTTTGTACTTGAGAATTAGTCGAAATCGCACTATTGCACTGTTCCGGAGgaattttcacttcaaataacatccgaaatagcttgccgtaccgtacaccaattgaggagagatttccatgcttatcacgaatttctgatctcttcgcatatgcatggaatgagtactgtttatcaattatcgtaccaattgaaaaaaaatttcgtttcaactctggcacatataaaacattttcaactcttctttcttgatttcgattgttcactttctctaataccactatcgttcctcttcctgctgcttctaacactttgtcatctttttttttttttttttttattatcgtgggggaaatctgctggtcagacacccccgtcccgcccggatggtggggcgggggtagtgcggggttcgacccgctaaaacccccacggcggcctagggcgctggcgattaacgggggagccacgggaactcttaagaacacgaccgcggctccccctcgcctggccggccaccaggatggagcggtggccggccgcgtcccggggggagattaatcctccccccataaatcatcttgattcggcggtgcgggggaccgcaccccacaccgcctcgtcacgacggccgcaccggcggccgtcgaGGGCGACAACaagttgtcgtcgcccccactcctgataggacatcctcggttggcgggcggcgggtaattaaaccagcatgatctggtacacccgccgcccgcctattatcagctgctcgggggggggggctctaggcgtgggcgcacacaccgcaccccccgctcgcggcgacaccgctcggcagcctccttctgcaacattacctgttcgcagaaggctatggctgccgcccattttgtcgggctctccagcatggccccaactaagctggagagagcgaggtcgcgaccaacttccctacttaggactcggcgcagcactgaaaaggcggggcacacctccagtgtatgctgcgccgagtcctcctccgcgccacagtggtggcacaccgtcgtcgcttcccgaccgatgcgacacaggtagacaccgaagcagccatgcccggtgaatacctgcgccgcacggtaggagagcctgccaaaccgcctctcccgccacgaggtgaagtgcggcaggagagccccggggacgcgctcggcggcatgggagcaaagctccgcatgccatctggcgagcgctagtccccgggcctggagctcgaagccctcgaccgcctcctgctccggcgggtccccccgagcccggccagcgatgcatatgcgcctatagacataggcgcgcatcgccgcctgcagctcgaagggaatttctcccgccagagcaagcgccgccacggtagacgtggtgcggtaaccccttacgaggcgaagggccatttgcctctgaatccggcgcaacaacaatgtgttgcgccggtttgccctcacggacggcgcccaaatcggggcgccgtataatgccatggaccgcaccacgtctaggtataggcgacgcaccatatcgcccggtcccccgatattgggcaacaggcggcctaacgcggccgccgccctctcaactcgggggacgagacggccgaaatgtgctccgaacctccagtggctgtcgaggatcagtccgagatacttgatctcggacttcacctcgacgcaggcttctccaacccagatccacgatctggcccgtggccgagaccaaggccgtccaaaccagacggcctcggccttctccggggccaccttcagccccagatcgcagatcctcgcgacgacggctgccaccgcaacctccgctcgtcggatggtcctctcgaaggtgtccccgacggcgaccactaatgtgtcgtctgcatagcagacgagagtggcaccgtcgggcaggggggccttcaggactgcgttatatcccaggtcccacaggagtggtcctaacacggacccctgtggtaccccgcagtccactttcctccgtatcgtcccataccggcccgggtattccacccacttgccccgcaggtaggccccgatcacccacctcagatagggaggcacctagtgttcaaccagggcctccctaatggcggaccagggcagggtgttaaatgcattgacgatgtcgatcgacaccgccacgcacaccccgccccgtgccacggcattgtccgagagggactttagacggtcaattgcatcgaccgtcgatcgcccctcccggaagccgaactggcagtccgccagatcggggccaacgcgggacaggtgcctggcgaggcgggcagcaatgatcttttcaaagatcttgcccacctggtccaggaggcaaatgggccggtacgtggagggagaatccgcaggcctcccatccttccttaagaggaccatccgacttctccttcagaggtccgggaacaccccggacctcaggagcccggagtagaggcctctcagcctctcgcccaggacgctcaaggcgagcaaccagacccggccagggataccgtccggccccggggcactatttttgccccggagccatttaacTACCCTgaccatttcctccggcgcgacctccagatccggggaccactcatgtccctctagctgagggacgggccgggacgcctccccgctgacggggaatagcgcgtccacgacccgtccgagcatccccggatccaggctctccgtcacagggggcgcccagggacgcaatcgtcccatcgccattttgtatgggcgcccccatgggtctcggttaatagtgccgagaaggtcgcgccaggcctggctctttgcctgcctgatggccagctgcagggcgaccaccctctctctgtatcgcccatacagctggatagccagctccacgtcggaacgtcgtcgtcgacgggcgcgggcgcactggcgtcgcgcgcgaacgcactctgtgcgcaaatccgctatcgcgcgcgaccaccagtacaccgccttcctcgggaaaaccctggcccggggcatggcgacgtcgcaaatggacgtcattgcgccccggaaccaatgggcctcccttgtcccgtcgactggcccggccggtgttgccggccaggccacgacgtgggctgccgccatcagagcgtcctggtcgaggcgctttagcgcccaccgcggctgaggcgatccctcatcagcggggcgacgtcggggtgtcgatggggcggcggaaaggccgagaacaatgtacctgtggtctgatagtgtctcgacctcctccgccaccctccaccccgtaatacggcgcgcggcggggggcgttgcccatgaaaggtcaacgatggaccccccattgtgccgcacgcacgtatggaccgagcccgtgtttaaaagacggagctcgagtcccgccgcccaatcaagcacctcccggcccctcgggtttgtcctgggggaaccccaagccggcgacttggcgttgaagtcccccaggaccagcaccggacggggctggcagcgggagacgcatctccccatcccatccagatactgctcgaactcctcgagggaccaccttggaggtgcgtagatcgccacaaccgcggtgccgccccagtcaacggccaggtatccccggccgcgctcgataacggagcacgccggggaccccggccggcctgcccatattataacggcggagccgcacaggtcccccatccaatgtggatggtcgggaatcctgtacggctccgccgctacggccaacccggcaccccgctcgggcaggaattgcaccagaaggtcctgtgccctggccgagcggttcaggttggcctgtattatagggcccttgggccccattatgggcaggcctctacatccatcgccgccgcgggagcggtggcgtctggggcctctttggccccatccgcccccgcgggcgcgacggtgacaccttttggtgccaccttcggcttagttgccacggtgtccgtcgccttggccaccgcggttttcctcccctttcttcccctgccgcgtttcgcgcttgCAGGGCACGCCCTGccaccgaggcggtggccggccggcttgcctgctcccgcacagagcgggcagttaggcttcgccgtgcagccagccaccttgtggtccagactgccgcatccgaagcagcattcggaccggtcctcggccgcagtgcatcgctgcctagtgtggcctaggccaaggcagcgatagcactgcaggggccgggcgctgagtgcctcgaccgtcgcctgggtccagcccacagtaagccttcccgcaaccgcaactttgcgtgcagccgcagtagggcactggacccaaagggtgccaagtcccgagggggaagaccggatttcgccggtcctcacctccccctcgtcgcaccctcccacacgggcaactgccgcggcaacctcagccggcgtggtcgaatcgaccaggccgcgcaccctaaggtcggtcttctttaccgggcgcgcgaccttcacgccggtgcctgccagcgcttcggccactttcgtggcaagggcggtggctttggcagcctcgtcggcgccggggatctccaaaattagagcccccgtcaccgccctcctcggcttcatcgagacaatgccaatctctgccaggtcaacttttgacctggcagtggccattgcctcggcatacgtcatagccccgccggccggtaccgttatcgtgacggcagccgtgcggggcggacgcggcggcaggggagccctcttgggggcagccggtgccacccgtttcgccgccctcccggtcgaagaggccttggcagccgccgcaggtttaactgcggcagccgcctttttggcctttcggccaacaaccttcgaccacacctcagttggaggtgcggtggagggcggcgcaacagcagaggcagccctctgctgtgggggctgcatctgtgccgccttagcggccgcagcccctcctctattgccaccctttttcccccctttcctgtctatcgacaggctgggggtggatggcacgggtggcaccgaccgcggatcctgcacccgcgggatcagctccctcctgaacgatgccagcttggcatcgatcagggagccgatctgtgccagcaaatttggtggcaccgctgcggacgccggcaagggcttccctcgcccagggcgttggggccctcgggcgccggcgctcagcagcggccctgtgcccccctcaggggccggcggcggaggcatctcgactgctgccggcctcgtttccaccgcctgacggagtcgggccacctcggtccgcaactccgccatctgctccctaaGGAGAGCGTTTTCCGCTTCCAACAGCCGagtggcgtcggaagctgacctcattgtcagctccgcaacgcccgcccggctgttcagggccgccgcttgcAGGATCCGCACCGTGACTGGCCGCAACTCACTCGTCGCATTAGAGatcttggccacttcggccaggctctccattatcgacgccgctatctcccgcgtcggacggctgcgaagattcgcagcgatttccacctcgtccggaagcgggtcgaccgatctcccgggctgcggccccggggccaccgggtcaaaaattgccgcgatgaggcccctgttggcctccgtcagcttacgtttcgcctcatagaggccaacgtactgaccagtagtcggcggtcttcccctcttcctccctgttgaggagccaggggcgctctgcgaagagcggtgagaggagaccgagtggtcggactcctctcccccatcgcactcgccaaggtccacagcggacctctctctgccgcgtgttgcgggaagttcccgcaacaccgacccatccatgcactcgaggcgcacgctagccacgcgcgcctccttctccctctcgtttcccccctccccggtttttttaatttgtgaacaatccatagttgatcccacgagaatggtcggaaaagaggtcaccccgggtagagccgccatacccggggaaggctaatacgcccggggggtcgccaggtaccccggggttgtccgctaacgattggtgcacccaccaaccatagctggcgcttactccagctacgccctcttcaccgcgcaacactgcttggggctagggattttttagagaggttgtcatcctcgcggtccggccggttaaggcaagacccccgttcctgtaaaacatgaccacaggtttacggtatgtgtccgactttagttggcccctcacctcaagccactccggctaggtagaacctgccagggaataaaatccccgccggcacagccttgaggatcattagggctcgaagcccccccaccacgacaaggtagcggacacgggggggacactttgtcatctgctattttcacaaaatgattattggtcaACGATACAAGCGAGGTAAACAAGTCTTTGCAACACGACATATGCATATTCGCACCAGAATCCGCGATCCATATGTCTTTATCACTGTTAGTAGTTTGCGAAGAATACGCcgtgacttcactgatgtaagtggaatctattaatttcgactctgttgcgtcttcagttcgcttcttttgtcctctcttcgggcactctcacccaatgaccctttcctttgcagcaattacgtgttgttcttttcttgaggtcttctatcctcatctttgcttcgcttttgctgaatttactgttcctttttgcatctttGTCGTCCGAATACTTCTTCAATTCGAGCGCTTGCACTCGAACTACAAGAGATGACCCGTTCTCTCCTTCGGCTTCAGAGAGTCGTTTATCCTCGTGGATGAGCATGGCAatcagattttctttctttcgctccgcttttgcagtacattcccatgccattctaaatgcagaaaacttggaagttaggcaactcaacagcttagattccacagcggcatcggagagttcttcttctgcatccgCTAATCTCTTACAGATGCTTTCAACTCGCTGAACTTGAAGAGCGATATATTCTCCATCTATAAATCAGAACGCATAGTATTCTTACCATGCACTTTGTTTAGTGTCTTCACTTGAGTCACTATACAAATCCTTGAGTTTTGTCCAAATCTGTTTTGGATCAGCGCAGTTAATAAAATTTGGATGTAGTCTCTTATCTACAGATCCAAGGAGAATAACTGCAGCCTGTGCTTGAGATTTTTTCCATCTCTTCCAGTCGTCCACTCCTGTGCGGTTAGGCTCTGCTGCTGTGCCATTCACAAAGCCATAAAGATCTTTTGCCTCCAACGGGAATGAAATACCGAATTTCCACATCGGGTAGTTCGTTCCGTCCAGGTTGATCAGATCAATTGAATCTTTATTGGCCATGATAAAGATGATGTGTCGCACGTTATTCTTTAAACACACGTCACACCACTATGCACTTGAATGTGTCCGAACAGATACACTAGTGGCGCAGTGGAAGCGTGctggggcccataacctgttgattatttattgaacacacaagatctaatctagaggcttgcttgtgagaacttagagacaacgagtgtactcttaggctgttcaccgacgactaactaaaaacgcggaagacccgcaaactaTGGGTCGAGAAATCTTTtttggtcataaataactaatccgtgtaacggactttcgagtcaacgcacgtttcgcgctcacgtgccctgcagatgagcagcacccattatctggttacctcgttgatgcgcgcgcgtagcgatgagaatgtttttgtaaatattcttatcggtttcggtgtacaggttctcgtcgggtattcttttgaatatcaattcgtagagacctggtgttcccttgtacctaattttattgataacgatatcgtcgttgctttaaacatcaaacgtggtgtttacaAGCATCAGTTGGTCATTGTGAAAATATACTCCGTACATgtcgtccaaatttttcggtggtccgctaaagaaatcgctaaaggtccaaaattgttgaacaaatgttcgtattcggcgcggtgcgtttcaggacttttcaaaatgtttcgcaccgatgattccaacaaGGCCGTaggagatgattcgaaagctttctcctgttgcgccgaaagtatcgtaggtatcggttcgagcgccttgttgccacccgcctcgttatcgtcactgttgccaccgtcgttgccatcgtcgtcgtcgccgtcgttatcgtcttcgtcgtcgtacaacacatagtcaatgtcatcgttggtaggaacagaggaatatattttctttttcttcttcaaatgcatacgatcggcgtattatcgttcgcttccgtagctgtattttgaatcagctgtatcaacggctccacgaacgaacgcaaatccgtctcaatgttcgactccgtatccattttccaaaccttcgaggctaaactcttcttacgtatgacgtcactggtcttggctatttctttggtgatcgcggctcgccgattttccttagaccgacacatatcgagcggtacgatgcgaatccgacgactcttgcagtccaaatgagcccccgatcacagcacgacgaattcgttaaatccgcaccagtagcgaccacgattcgcaggactgtctttgccgataacaaggaatccatacttgtgtccccaacacctccaacaaagtgcgttgaacgtttcgaacgacatatttgtattcgcatgatcctgatgaacgtgtcacagattcgtgacatcttgattgaatagaatcactagattcgcattgtcacgaatcaaatgtttgagtattctagcgtacgattgcgacagatagaaacaaacgacgtgcgattgtctgcccatcgcgaaatattctctcatgacatcctgttcgtcgcaaacaacgtcatcaaagataaatattgaattcggtcgagcatctgctgggggaatcacgtccgtgttgtccgagtaggcaaaataacctacatcccccacggacgagagcaagttgctcaagtattgatactatggttgacgcagcgatttcgaatacacgtacacgtttgcgaatcgcagcccattcggactctccaacagactaatcataacgttagttttaccacatcctgacgggccgcttatcacgcaccgtacAGTACTCGGTAACAACGAtacgtgtttccgaattatctcatcgtggtcgtcgaacatgcggcaggtcggaactcagataatcaaggactgtcgtacgaaacgcatgccccCCTCGCTCTGTTTTCTAGTGGTAAAATTCCTTCTCAAACGACAAAGTATTTACACGAGAGCTCGAGCATCGTAGGTATCAGTCTCCTCGtactccaatgatagagcgcttctccatgtaagctgacgtacgcacattttttctttttttcgtaatcaacagaaaaataaaacaaaccttgacgtaatagcgacatatactatttacagactgtataccgtaaaaacagctctgtataccgttacacactcataaatcagctctctataccgttacagactggtaaaagcaactctgtatgccgtttacagactggtaaaaacagctctgtatgccgtttacagactggtaaaaacagctccatataccgttacggactggtaaaaagagctctgtataccgttacagactggtaaaaacagcttcgtatgccgtttactgactggtaaaaacagctccatataccgttacagactggtaaaaaaagctctgtataccgttacagactggtaaaaacagctctgtataccgttacagtctggtaaaaaacagctctgaataccgttacggactgataaaaacaactctgatgaggttaggtatgggtctgaagaagaagaaggaggaggaggaccgacaagcggtcaaaggaaagagaaaaaatGGTAGTAGAAACAGTGTCGATAGAATTCTACTGATCGcaaa encodes the following:
- the LOC143263716 gene encoding uncharacterized protein LOC143263716: MKKNIQSDKCVFVGVVDEVRVFLALYVDDGLVISLCLRKNVSNEKYDSVPYRELIGSLMFAARVSRPDIEYSVNYMSQFFESYGREHWNAAKIRLRYLMATQNFGIIYGCSGSQRDLVGYTDADFAGCIDTRKT